Below is a genomic region from Rouxiella chamberiensis.
CACTTTCTGCTGTCTTTTCAGTAGCGGTGGCAGCGCGGTCTCGGGATCGGTGTGCTGAGTCAGCAAGGAGTATTTAGCTTCGAAATAATCGGCGAGTTCGTTATACAACTGGCTTAGGGTTTCGCGCATCGGCTGCTCTTCGGACAGTCGGAACCACAGCCAGTTAAAGAGGCCGTACCACGCGGTGCCGACCACAAACAGCAGCGGCGCATGCCAGATAGGCACCACGCCCGCCATACTGAGGGTAAAGATGGACGCCACCAGCGCACCCGACAGCAAACGGCCATGCAGCGGGCCTATCTCGCCCGTTACGCCGATAACCAGCGACAGGCCGAGCATGATAAACGGCAGCGGAACATGCCAGTTCACCAGCATCAGCTGGAGCAGAATACTGCTGACGGCAAACAGCGAACCGCCGATAGCCAGGCGTTTGAAGAAGTGTTTGTGCGGCGTGTCGAGACCGGAAATATTGCAGCAGGCAGGAACGAGCGCAAACAGCAGCCCCATCTTCAATTCGCCGAACAGCATGGCAAAGGCGATAGGCAGGCAAAGCACCAGCGTCTGTCGCAGCGCATAATTGATTTCAGGGTGGTAAAAGAGTCGTCGCCAAAGCGTCATGTGAAGGAGAGTCTGACAAAAACGGCACAACGAAGACTCGCCGTGCCGTTTTTAAAGCGATTAACGCGTGCCGTAAACGACAATCGTTTTACCGTGTGCCGAGATCAGGCTCTGATCTTCGAGCATTTTGAGAATTCGCCCTACCGTCTCGCGTGAGCAACCGACGATTTGACCGATTTCCTGACGGGTGATCTTTATCTGCATCCCATCGGGATGCGTCATGGCATCGGGCTGTTTGGCGAGATTCAGCAGAGTCTGGGCAATACGACCGGTTACATCAAGGAAAGCAAGGTTACCCACTTTCTCGGACGTAATTTGCAGTCGGCTTGCCATCTGTGCGGAAAGACGCATCAGAATGTCGGGGTTGACCTGGATAAGCTGACGGAATTTCTTGTAGGAAATTTCGGCCACTTCACAGGCAGTTTTCGCTCTAACCCATGCACTGCGTTCCTGACCTTCTTCGAAGAGTCCCAGCTCGCCGATGAAGTCACCCTGATTCAGGTAGGAAAGTATCATCTCTTTACCTTCTTCATCCTTGATAAGCACGGCAACCGAGCCTTTCACGATGTAGTAAAGCGTTTCAGCCTTTTCACCTTGGTGAATCAGCGTACTTTTGGATGGATACTTGTGTATATGACAATGAGACAGGAACCATTCGAGAGTAGGGTCTGTTTGTGGCTTGCCGAGAACCATTAGTTATTATCCTCTTTTTATCGCTGCCCAAAATCGCAGGGTTCTAAGACCCTGTTCGGCGATTTTTACTTCGCGCTCTTTTAGCATATGAACTGACCAGCAATGCTGCAAGCGGCAGGTAGAGTGATTTAAGCGGTAATTTGCCCTTATCACCAAGGTTATCCTGTTAACACCCAAAAAACCTGACCGCAACTTGTTGGAAAGTTTCTTTCGGCTTTGTTTGTAGCACAGGTTTGCAGACGTGTCTTGTGTTGTCTCGCTTCAGCATGATGCGGATCGAGTTACATTGCCAGTTTCAGGGGTAAAGGGTAGTCTGTTTTGAAAAATGACGAGTGGAGAGATTCAAATGCAAGCACGGGTAAAGTGGGTTGAAGGGTTAACGTTTCTCGGCGAATCAGCCTCTGGCCATCAGATTCTGATGGATGGCAATGCCGGGGACAAATCACCCAGCCCGATGGAAATGTTGCTGATGTCGGCCGGAGGATGCAGCGCCATCGACGTGGTTTCAATCCTGCAAAAAGGGCGTAACGAGATTGTCGGCTGTGAAGTGAAACTGACTTCCGAACGCCGCGAAGAGGCCCCGCGCCTGTTTACCACCATTAACCTGCATTTCATCGTGACCGGTAAAGATCTGACCGACAAAGTCGTTGAGCGCGCGGTAAGCCTGTCTGCCGAGAAATACTGTTCGGTGTCCCTGATGCTCGGGAAAGCGGCAACTATCACTCACAGCTTTGAAGTGATTGATTCGCAAGAATAAGCCATAACATTGCGACCACGGGTCGCGCCATCAATCGCCGACTGCCGCCGGGCCAATACCGGGTGGCAGCCGGTGCCTACTCTATTTTCTTGCCTTCCATGAGACGCTGCACCAGCGGCCCCATAATCAACTCCATTGCCAGTCCCATCTTGCCGCCAGGCACCACCAACGTATTGATATGCGAGATAAACGAGCCTTGCAGCATTGCCAGGAGATAGGGGAAATCAATTTGATCCAGCCCCTGAAAGTGAATTACCACAAAGCTTTCATCCAGCGAAGGAATGGCCTTGGCGGCAAAAGGGTTGGAGGTGTCGATGGTCGGAACGCGCTGGAAGTTGATGTGCGTGCGGGAGAACTGCGGCGTGATGTAATTGATGTAGTCATCCATCGATCTCACTACGGAATCCATCACGGCTTCACGCGAATGACCGCGTTCGCCGGTGTCGCGCACCAGTTTCTGAATCCACTCGAGGTTGACGATAGGCACCACGCCGACCAGCAGATCGACGTGTTTGGCGACATCGACCTGATTGGTGACCACCCCGCCGTGCAACCCTTCGTAGAACAGGATATCGGTCGGCTCGGGCAGCGCCTGCCACGGGGTAAAGGTTCCGGGCACCTGATTGTAAGGGACGGCTTCGTCATAAGTATGCAGGTACTTGCGTGAGCGGCCGGAGCCGGTTCTGCCGTACTCGATAAAACTCTGCTCCAGCAGGGTGAAGTCGTTGGCCTCGGGACCAAAATAGCTGATATGTCGCCCTAAATCTCGCGCCTTGCGGATAGCCGCGTCCATTTCCGGACGCGTAAAGTGGTGAAAGCTATCGCCTTCAAGCTGGGCGGCGTGCAGGCCCTGCTGCTGGAAAATCTTGCGAAAGGCCAGACTGGTGGTCGTCGTTCCTGCGCCGCTTGATCCGGTGACGGCGATAACGGGATGTTTAGCTGACATGGGCGTCTGACTCCTGCGGTTCGCGCATAATTACGCTTATTGTTACCATATCTATGCGCTGAATTACAGGACAACCGGGTGGCGGAGTCGAAGACATTTTGCACTAGGGATAATCGTTTTCCCGCTCTTCGTCGCCCGCACGGAACTGACCCCGCGGCATGATATTGAGCGTTTCGTGCAACTCGGACCACACCAGCACTACGTCGCCGCTTTTGAGCTGACGGCGAACGTCTTCGACCTTTTGCGCCAGTGAGCGCTCCTGTTCGCCGTAGTCCGTGCCTTCGCGCAGTACAAAGGCTTCAATCACGCTGTCGAGCGTTTCGGTAGGCAGTTCTTTCCAGGGAATGATCATGTTATTTATCTTTTTTCATCAGTTATTTAGCCAGAAGGCGCGGGGCCAGCCAGTCGGGAATGCGTGTTTCGAGCCACATCTGCGGACGCCGCCAGCTGCCGGTTACGAAGCCGACATGACCGCCATGTTCGGTCAGCTGATATTCAATCTCGGGCGGCAGATCCCGTGCATCCGGGATAACCGCGTCGGTCATGAAGGGATCGTCTTTGGCATGCAGAATAAGGAGCGGCACCTTGACCTTCGAAAGCCGCGGCAAACCGCTACAGCGACGATAATAGTCTAGCGCGTTTTCAAAGCCGTGAGCTTTGGAGGTGATGGCATCGTCAAACTCGCGAAGACGGCGCATCGCCTTGAGCTGTGCCAGCGTCACGGGCAGCGTATCGGGATATTTCAACAGCTTGCGCCGCGCGTTGCCTTTCAGCTGGTCCAGCAGATAGCGCTGATAAATGCGCGACGAACCCTGTTCGAGGCGATAGGCGCAGGGTTCGAGCATCAGCGGCGCAGAGACTATCACCGCCGCCTGCAAGGCACAGTTTTCACCTTCTTCGCCAAGATAGCAGGCCAGCATATTGCCGCCCAGCGAAAAGCCGACGGCGGCGGTCGGCGCTTCCCCGTGGGTGCGGCGCAGCCAGTTCAGGAAAAAGCGCGCATCGTCGGTTTCGCCCGAATGATAAATCCGCCGCAGCCGATTGGGTTCGCCGCTGCAACCACGAAAATGCATGACCACGCCGAGTCCGCCCTTTTCCCGCCAGGCTTGCAGCAGGCCGTGGGCATAAGGACTGGAAAAGCCGCCTTCGAGTCCGTGGAACAGCACCATGCGCGGCTTGTGGCGCGCAGATTGCGGATCTTCGCTCCAGGCCAAATCGACAAAATCGCCGTCGGGCAGATCCAGCCGTTGCCAGA
It encodes:
- the crp gene encoding cAMP-activated global transcriptional regulator CRP; this translates as MVLGKPQTDPTLEWFLSHCHIHKYPSKSTLIHQGEKAETLYYIVKGSVAVLIKDEEGKEMILSYLNQGDFIGELGLFEEGQERSAWVRAKTACEVAEISYKKFRQLIQVNPDILMRLSAQMASRLQITSEKVGNLAFLDVTGRIAQTLLNLAKQPDAMTHPDGMQIKITRQEIGQIVGCSRETVGRILKMLEDQSLISAHGKTIVVYGTR
- a CDS encoding OsmC family protein, which gives rise to MQARVKWVEGLTFLGESASGHQILMDGNAGDKSPSPMEMLLMSAGGCSAIDVVSILQKGRNEIVGCEVKLTSERREEAPRLFTTINLHFIVTGKDLTDKVVERAVSLSAEKYCSVSLMLGKAATITHSFEVIDSQE
- a CDS encoding phosphoribulokinase, which gives rise to MSAKHPVIAVTGSSGAGTTTTSLAFRKIFQQQGLHAAQLEGDSFHHFTRPEMDAAIRKARDLGRHISYFGPEANDFTLLEQSFIEYGRTGSGRSRKYLHTYDEAVPYNQVPGTFTPWQALPEPTDILFYEGLHGGVVTNQVDVAKHVDLLVGVVPIVNLEWIQKLVRDTGERGHSREAVMDSVVRSMDDYINYITPQFSRTHINFQRVPTIDTSNPFAAKAIPSLDESFVVIHFQGLDQIDFPYLLAMLQGSFISHINTLVVPGGKMGLAMELIMGPLVQRLMEGKKIE
- a CDS encoding YheU family protein codes for the protein MIIPWKELPTETLDSVIEAFVLREGTDYGEQERSLAQKVEDVRRQLKSGDVVLVWSELHETLNIMPRGQFRAGDEERENDYP
- a CDS encoding hydrolase — its product is MSESFRPLRGASNPHLQTLLPRLVRRHVKLKPVWQRLDLPDGDFVDLAWSEDPQSARHKPRMVLFHGLEGGFSSPYAHGLLQAWREKGGLGVVMHFRGCSGEPNRLRRIYHSGETDDARFFLNWLRRTHGEAPTAAVGFSLGGNMLACYLGEEGENCALQAAVIVSAPLMLEPCAYRLEQGSSRIYQRYLLDQLKGNARRKLLKYPDTLPVTLAQLKAMRRLREFDDAITSKAHGFENALDYYRRCSGLPRLSKVKVPLLILHAKDDPFMTDAVIPDARDLPPEIEYQLTEHGGHVGFVTGSWRRPQMWLETRIPDWLAPRLLAK